Proteins encoded within one genomic window of Polaribacter sp. NJDZ03:
- a CDS encoding T9SS type A sorting domain-containing protein, which produces MTKKIQLTLSKKLFLLLAFFLLIFTNNNLSAQCIGPANDCDNDGVLNVNDNDDDNDGILDTEECIFTDKQATRVGSDNTNNPQTYQFVATPTTTVTIGTDTGEFLSGSFSRFGFNETTTGNGTYTITFGEEVSDINLLPDSVGTNNDGSLNTATAGIDFTGQALFGNFSAILANGTTMSNLAVSISVNPVGNPELVGQTVIDGKTYITDLTANDTQASGTISFPSLIGKNVKSLTFDSIGDGIGPILWLGIKASKCLDTDGDGIPNKFDTDSDNDGCSDADEAYYMALTNPGADTDNNGYYGSGTPNVNSTNGRVNGASYSTPNPYYLKANINTCDDNDKDGVTDYDDLDDDNDGILDTDEGYVRTTGQPVCAGQTTLNFNNAYSEESGDGNINTFLEGEVFRFPNVASGIDALVTIVKFNNITSLPKLDDNANGNANAFQPQSQFNLANIGDQAWTEYKFDFVTTGTTTSVTVAKFFANFNDVDGNANYGEQNWSQLPVDYVVNNPTELTITQPPTWIVGTAGFNEYPSVTNLYPQVNYSTEHSGSSYIIRLGAVARKAGANGNGRQHQVEFTCISNFIKPDNITILDTDGDGIPNHLDLDSDNDGCSDADEAYFGRVANADADDNGYYGSGTPTVNNVGKVTVAAYGTPNAYYIDGTVNACSDNDNDGIPDNADLDDDNDGILDADECSIPTLANNGFETYDVTKATAIFGEPADKVSYLFNQTDIEGWQTTATDGLIEIWESGTVGVISHEGETHAELNANEGAQLYRDITTIPGSIITWSIWHRGRDGVDEARVLIGSSTGTLVEVKQMSSDNTGWINYNGTYTVPVGQTTTRFGFESISTTGNISSGNFIDLFELEVCPDTDNDGIPNKFDLDSDNDGIPDIVEAGGVDTNGDGKVDDINTDGTLVNDIDKDGLDDRYDADVAGGTNGNAITNPDTDNDGVPDAQDLDSDNDGIADIVEAGGVDTNGDGVIDYPIDGDPTSMVDIDKDGLADTYDADVTGGTNGTPIANKDSDGDGLSDAKDLDSDNDGIPDVVEAGGTDVNGDGKADGFVDNDGDGFNDLVDGDINGTKDDTKALIITGEDGNSDGIPDNYPNGDTDGDGILDSKDLDADNDGIPDLIEAGGVDTNGDGRVDTATDVDKDGLADIYDQNASDGPGLDGTNGNALVKTDATGTMIGGNGNTVDTDGDGIPNHLDLDSDNDGIVDLIEAGGTDTNKDGKVEPTADIDNDGFDDAVDGNVNGTDNSTNALITTGTDTNTDGIADTYTKGDADSDNLPNFLDIDSDNDGIPDNIEGQTTAGYIAPSGKGTAMADTDKDGIDDKYDSDCTGTNCAGVTGVYIIPVNTDSSIDTIPDYLDSDSDNDGILDIAENGDTTHNVLSGVDTDGDGLFDIFDDNNDASTNGSTVNDGANGNNTVTTLTTLENSFKDEDNNFDPANPATGNLDYRDIKDTDKDGIADALDLDDDNDGIPDILESAGNNPDGDEDGDGIPNYKDTTDNGNTGDSSTTNYTDADGNGIPDVYDTDGDGIPNHLDLDGDNDGIADIVEAGGVDTNGDGVIDYPTAGDPTSMVDIDNDGLADIYDADITGGTNGTPIANPDSDADGIPDAQDLDSDNDGIPDVVEAGGTDANGDGKADGFVDVDGDGFNDLVDGDVNGTKDPTKALIVTGTDGNNDGIPDNYPNGDTDGDGILDSKDLDSDNDGIADIVEAGGVDTNGDGVIDYPTDGDPTSMVDVDNDGLADIYDALVSGGTNGTPIANKDSDGDGITDVKDLDSDNDGIPDVVEAGGTDANGDGKEDGFVDVDGDGFNDLVDGDVNGTKDDTKALIVTGEDGNSDGIPDNYQKGDTDGDGILDSKDLDSDNDGIADIVEAGGVDTNGDGVIDYPIDGDPTSMVDVDNDGLADIYDALVSGGTNGTPIANKDSDGDGITDVKDLDSDNDGIPDVVEAGGTDANGDGKADGFVDVDGDGFNDLVDGDVNGTKDDTKALIITGEDGDSDGVPDNYPNGDTDGDGILDSKDLDSDNDGIPDLIEAGGVDTNGDGRVDTATDVDKDGLADIYDQNASDGPGLDGTNGNALVKTDTTGTMIGGNGNTVDTDGDGIPNHLDLDSDNDGIVDLIEAGGTDTNRDGKVEPTADADNDGFDDAVDGNVNGTDNSTNALITTGTDTNTDGIVDTYTKGDADTDKLPNFLDIDSDNDGIPDNVEGQTTAGYKAPTGVATGITDTNNNGVDDQYEDGTNIGLVPVNTDGDSGTNYLPDYLDNDSDNDGVLDIAENGDAQNVASGNDADKDGLDDAFDDNDDSSIAGATVNDGLGNDLLGNGDKVTNTGILDTSLEDAFGDADLDINLPNGDLDYRDIPDAANVMITQVYQVGTEKWIEITNIGTSTVLPNNINIHLYKDKTGDQTGIKPNESYSVLTPLLAGKSILFNNSNNAFTPENFATTGRTIVVNDALTDLADANDIIILSSATDTFSWANRYDVVSDIANKTSVVRIDERLTPNKDYNTNEWVVFIDDAIVPYQPISDADVTGTKRHPQDPLISEITSSNTEANTLLGLHRINITASTPNANEYTNGFPDRSRSVVIDQDFEHNANRLSARKLKVNTDKKLTVTDQLLVVTNDITLDGDIRLAGTLAQLVQTHTSTSTITSTTAGAIGNLLVDQNSLIPSLYRYGYMSSPVNSLNNTYTLENVLKDGTDPSNPKDIKFMSGYDGAATDPITIADFWVYTYAPSSSGRANYVHKYKDGPINRGDGFIFKGPGKELGQNYTFKGTPNDGEFTTAVNIGAGDDYLIGNPYPSAINVKKFIKDNFNSIKATLYFWEHQESKLGEGNGIDGHIFGGYIGGYATVNLATGAAATSLATNNNNGTGGSGEGTVDANLYKTPKAYIAIGQGFFVEGEDASGGPIEFNNSQRAYITEGAESVFFKGSKKSSKKVNTTSLLPVIKLGFEYKNTDDLLLHNQIAISFQESNSFAYDKGYDSEAYEIGKTDMYWKFSNDYRKYVIAGVQSISNELEVPLEVIMDYSGKVNIMVDEIQNVSRDIYITDKLTGTSYSVKNGKTTLTLDKGLYTNRFVLAFTPSNTLDLEDEILAAYTNIYADNKNNQIVISINNEIEINKVELFDILGKKVSLWNIKEQKETYQLGIKKQLPTGIYIVKMDTDKGTINKKVVIE; this is translated from the coding sequence ATGACAAAAAAAATTCAATTAACTCTAAGTAAAAAACTATTTTTACTATTAGCCTTTTTTCTATTAATTTTTACTAATAATAACTTGAGTGCACAATGTATTGGTCCTGCTAATGATTGTGATAATGATGGTGTTCTTAATGTAAATGATAACGATGATGATAATGATGGTATTTTAGATACAGAAGAATGTATATTTACTGATAAGCAAGCTACTAGAGTAGGAAGTGATAATACTAATAACCCTCAAACATATCAGTTTGTAGCAACACCTACAACTACTGTTACTATTGGTACAGATACAGGTGAATTTTTAAGCGGTTCATTTAGTAGGTTCGGGTTTAATGAAACTACTACTGGTAACGGTACTTATACTATAACTTTTGGAGAAGAAGTTTCTGATATAAATCTATTACCAGACAGTGTTGGAACAAATAATGATGGTAGTCTTAATACAGCAACAGCTGGAATAGATTTTACAGGACAAGCTCTTTTTGGAAATTTCTCGGCCATTTTAGCAAACGGGACAACTATGTCTAATCTTGCGGTATCTATATCAGTAAATCCCGTGGGAAATCCCGAACTAGTAGGGCAAACAGTTATAGATGGAAAAACATATATAACAGATCTAACGGCGAATGACACCCAAGCCAGCGGTACAATTTCTTTTCCTTCATTAATAGGCAAAAATGTAAAAAGTTTAACATTTGATAGTATTGGAGATGGAATAGGCCCAATTTTATGGTTAGGTATAAAAGCTTCAAAATGTTTAGACACAGATGGAGATGGTATACCTAATAAATTTGATACAGATTCAGACAACGATGGCTGTTCTGATGCAGATGAAGCCTATTATATGGCACTTACTAATCCTGGTGCAGACACAGATAATAATGGCTATTATGGATCTGGTACTCCTAACGTAAATAGCACTAATGGTAGAGTAAACGGTGCTTCATACAGCACACCAAATCCATATTATTTAAAAGCAAACATAAATACTTGCGATGATAATGACAAAGATGGTGTTACAGATTATGATGATTTAGATGATGATAATGATGGAATTTTAGATACTGATGAAGGATATGTTAGAACCACTGGTCAGCCAGTTTGTGCAGGTCAAACTACATTAAACTTTAATAATGCCTATTCAGAAGAGTCTGGAGATGGAAATATTAATACTTTTTTAGAAGGCGAAGTTTTTAGGTTTCCTAATGTAGCAAGTGGCATTGATGCTTTAGTTACTATTGTAAAATTTAATAATATAACATCTTTACCTAAACTAGATGATAATGCAAATGGAAACGCAAATGCTTTTCAACCACAATCTCAATTTAATTTAGCGAACATTGGAGATCAAGCATGGACAGAATATAAATTTGATTTTGTTACTACAGGTACAACTACCTCAGTAACAGTAGCAAAATTCTTTGCGAATTTTAATGATGTAGATGGTAACGCTAATTATGGAGAACAAAACTGGTCTCAATTACCAGTAGATTATGTAGTAAACAACCCAACAGAATTAACGATAACACAACCTCCAACATGGATTGTTGGAACAGCTGGTTTTAATGAATATCCATCTGTAACAAACCTATATCCACAAGTAAATTACTCTACCGAGCATAGTGGATCTTCTTATATTATTAGATTAGGAGCCGTAGCAAGAAAAGCAGGTGCTAATGGAAACGGAAGACAGCATCAAGTAGAATTTACATGTATTAGTAATTTTATAAAACCAGATAATATTACAATTTTAGATACCGATGGAGATGGTATACCAAACCATTTAGATTTAGATTCAGATAATGATGGTTGTTCTGATGCAGATGAAGCGTATTTTGGTAGGGTTGCAAATGCAGACGCAGACGACAACGGTTATTATGGTTCGGGTACACCAACGGTAAATAATGTTGGTAAAGTAACTGTTGCAGCATATGGAACACCAAATGCATATTATATAGATGGAACTGTAAATGCATGTAGTGACAATGATAATGATGGCATACCAGACAATGCAGATTTAGATGATGACAATGATGGTATTTTAGATGCAGATGAATGTTCAATTCCTACATTAGCAAATAATGGTTTCGAAACATATGATGTTACAAAAGCAACAGCTATTTTTGGCGAACCAGCTGATAAGGTATCTTATTTATTTAATCAAACAGATATTGAAGGATGGCAAACAACTGCAACAGATGGTCTAATTGAAATTTGGGAATCTGGTACTGTTGGAGTCATATCACATGAAGGAGAAACTCATGCTGAATTAAATGCCAACGAAGGCGCACAATTATACAGAGATATAACCACAATTCCAGGTTCTATTATTACCTGGTCTATTTGGCATAGAGGAAGAGATGGAGTAGATGAAGCAAGAGTTCTAATAGGTTCCTCAACTGGTACTTTAGTAGAAGTTAAACAAATGAGTTCTGACAACACAGGTTGGATAAATTACAATGGAACTTATACGGTGCCAGTTGGACAAACTACAACTCGTTTTGGGTTTGAATCTATATCTACAACTGGAAACATTTCTTCTGGTAACTTTATAGATCTATTTGAATTAGAAGTGTGTCCAGACACAGATAATGATGGTATACCAAATAAATTTGATTTAGATTCAGACAACGATGGTATTCCAGATATCGTAGAAGCTGGTGGTGTAGATACTAATGGAGATGGTAAAGTAGATGATATTAATACAGACGGTACCTTAGTAAATGATATAGATAAAGATGGTTTAGACGATCGTTATGATGCAGATGTAGCAGGTGGTACTAATGGAAATGCAATTACAAACCCAGATACAGACAACGATGGTGTTCCAGATGCACAAGACTTAGACTCAGACAATGATGGTATTGCAGATATTGTAGAAGCAGGTGGTGTAGATACCAATGGAGATGGTGTAATCGATTACCCAATTGATGGAGATCCAACATCAATGGTAGATATAGATAAGGATGGTTTAGCAGACACGTATGATGCTGATGTTACAGGTGGAACTAATGGAACACCTATTGCTAATAAAGATTCAGATGGAGATGGTCTTTCAGATGCAAAAGACTTAGACTCAGACAATGATGGTATTCCAGATGTTGTAGAAGCTGGTGGTACAGATGTTAATGGAGATGGTAAAGCAGATGGTTTTGTAGATAATGATGGTGACGGTTTTAACGACCTTGTAGATGGTGATATAAACGGAACTAAAGACGATACAAAGGCTTTAATTATTACAGGTGAAGACGGTAATAGTGATGGTATTCCAGACAATTACCCGAATGGAGATACAGACGGAGATGGTATTTTAGATAGTAAAGACTTAGATGCAGACAACGACGGCATTCCAGATTTAATTGAAGCGGGTGGTGTAGATACCAATGGAGACGGACGTGTAGACACAGCAACAGATGTAGACAAAGATGGTTTGGCAGATATTTATGATCAAAATGCTTCAGACGGTCCAGGACTTGATGGTACAAACGGTAATGCGCTTGTAAAAACAGACGCTACTGGCACAATGATAGGTGGCAATGGTAATACTGTTGATACTGATGGTGATGGTATTCCGAATCATTTAGACTTAGACTCAGACAACGATGGTATTGTAGATCTTATTGAAGCAGGTGGTACAGATACCAACAAAGACGGTAAAGTAGAACCTACAGCAGATATTGACAATGATGGTTTTGATGATGCTGTAGATGGTAATGTAAACGGAACCGACAACTCTACGAATGCTTTAATTACAACAGGTACAGATACAAATACTGATGGAATAGCAGACACTTACACAAAAGGTGATGCCGATTCAGACAATCTTCCTAACTTTTTAGACATCGATTCAGATAACGACGGTATTCCTGATAATATAGAAGGACAAACTACCGCTGGTTATATCGCACCAAGTGGCAAAGGTACCGCTATGGCAGATACAGATAAAGATGGTATTGATGATAAATACGACTCAGACTGTACAGGTACAAATTGTGCGGGTGTTACAGGTGTATATATTATTCCGGTAAATACTGATAGTAGTATTGATACTATTCCAGATTATTTAGATTCAGATTCAGACAATGATGGTATTTTAGATATTGCAGAAAATGGAGATACAACACATAATGTACTTTCTGGTGTTGATACTGACGGTGATGGATTATTTGATATTTTTGATGATAATAATGATGCTAGTACCAATGGATCAACAGTAAATGATGGAGCTAATGGTAATAATACAGTTACTACCCTTACTACTTTAGAAAACTCTTTTAAAGATGAAGATAATAACTTTGACCCTGCAAATCCTGCAACTGGTAATCTTGATTATAGAGATATAAAAGATACAGATAAAGATGGTATTGCAGATGCACTAGATTTAGATGATGATAATGATGGTATTCCAGACATTTTAGAAAGCGCAGGAAACAATCCTGATGGTGATGAAGATGGAGATGGTATTCCTAACTACAAAGACACCACAGACAATGGTAATACCGGAGATAGTAGCACAACAAACTATACAGATGCTGATGGAAATGGTATTCCAGATGTATATGATACAGACGGAGACGGCATCCCTAATCATTTAGATTTAGATGGAGACAACGACGGTATTGCAGATATTGTAGAAGCTGGTGGTGTAGATACAAATGGAGACGGTGTAATTGATTACCCAACTGCTGGAGATCCAACATCTATGGTAGATATAGATAATGATGGTTTAGCAGATATATATGATGCTGATATTACAGGGGGAACTAACGGAACACCAATTGCAAACCCAGATTCAGATGCAGATGGTATACCTGATGCACAAGACTTAGACTCAGACAATGATGGTATTCCAGATGTTGTAGAAGCAGGTGGTACAGATGCAAATGGAGATGGTAAAGCAGATGGTTTTGTAGATGTGGATGGTGACGGTTTTAACGATCTTGTAGATGGTGATGTAAACGGAACTAAAGACCCAACAAAAGCACTAATTGTTACAGGTACAGACGGTAATAATGATGGTATTCCAGACAATTATCCGAATGGAGATACAGACGGAGATGGAATTTTAGATAGTAAAGACTTAGATTCAGACAACGATGGTATTGCAGATATTGTAGAAGCTGGTGGTGTAGATACTAATGGAGATGGTGTAATAGATTACCCAACTGATGGAGACCCAACATCAATGGTAGATGTAGATAATGATGGTTTAGCAGATATCTATGATGCCCTTGTTTCAGGTGGAACTAATGGAACACCTATTGCTAATAAAGATTCAGATGGAGATGGTATTACAGATGTAAAAGACTTAGATTCAGACAATGATGGTATTCCAGATGTTGTAGAAGCAGGTGGTACAGATGCAAATGGAGATGGTAAAGAAGATGGTTTTGTAGATGTGGATGGTGACGGTTTTAACGATCTTGTAGATGGTGATGTAAACGGAACTAAAGACGATACAAAAGCTTTAATTGTTACAGGTGAAGATGGTAATAGTGATGGTATTCCAGACAATTATCAGAAAGGAGATACCGACGGAGATGGAATTTTAGATAGTAAAGACTTAGATTCCGACAACGATGGTATTGCAGATATTGTAGAAGCAGGTGGTGTAGATACTAATGGAGATGGTGTAATCGATTACCCAATTGATGGAGATCCAACATCAATGGTAGATGTAGATAATGATGGTTTAGCAGATATCTATGATGCCCTTGTTTCAGGTGGAACTAATGGAACACCTATTGCAAATAAAGATTCAGATGGAGATGGTATTACAGATGTAAAAGACTTAGATTCAGACAATGATGGTATTCCAGATGTTGTAGAAGCAGGTGGTACAGATGCAAATGGAGATGGTAAAGCAGATGGTTTTGTAGATGTGGATGGTGACGGTTTTAACGATCTTGTAGATGGTGATGTAAATGGAACTAAAGACGATACCAAAGCTTTAATTATTACAGGTGAAGATGGTGATAGTGATGGTGTTCCAGACAATTACCCGAATGGAGATACCGACGGAGATGGTATTTTAGACAGTAAAGACTTAGACTCAGACAACGACGGCATTCCAGATTTAATTGAAGCGGGTGGTGTAGATACCAATGGAGACGGACGTGTAGACACTGCAACAGATGTAGACAAAGATGGTTTAGCAGATATTTATGATCAAAATGCTTCAGACGGTCCAGGACTTGATGGTACAAACGGAAATGCGCTTGTAAAAACAGACACTACTGGCACTATGATAGGTGGTAATGGTAATACCGTTGATACTGATGGTGATGGTATTCCGAATCATTTAGACTTAGACTCAGACAACGATGGTATTGTAGATCTTATTGAAGCAGGTGGTACAGATACCAATAGAGATGGTAAAGTAGAACCTACAGCAGATGCTGACAATGATGGTTTTGATGATGCCGTAGATGGTAATGTAAACGGAACCGACAACTCTACGAATGCTTTAATTACAACAGGTACAGATACGAATACTGATGGAATAGTAGACACTTACACAAAAGGTGATGCCGATACTGATAAATTGCCTAACTTTTTAGACATCGATTCAGATAATGATGGTATTCCAGATAATGTAGAAGGACAAACTACTGCAGGTTATAAAGCACCAACAGGTGTGGCTACAGGAATAACAGATACGAATAATAATGGTGTAGATGATCAATATGAAGATGGTACCAATATTGGATTAGTGCCTGTAAATACAGACGGAGATTCAGGAACTAATTATTTACCAGATTATTTAGATAATGATTCAGACAACGACGGTGTTTTAGATATTGCTGAAAATGGAGATGCTCAAAACGTTGCTTCTGGTAATGATGCAGATAAAGATGGTTTAGACGATGCTTTTGATGATAATGACGATTCTAGTATTGCAGGTGCAACAGTGAATGATGGATTAGGTAACGATTTATTAGGAAATGGAGACAAAGTAACCAATACAGGTATTTTAGATACTTCTTTAGAAGATGCTTTTGGTGATGCCGATTTAGATATTAATTTACCTAACGGTGATTTAGATTATAGAGATATTCCTGACGCTGCAAATGTGATGATTACACAAGTATATCAGGTTGGTACAGAAAAATGGATAGAAATTACCAACATTGGTACTTCTACGGTTCTTCCAAACAACATTAATATTCATTTATATAAAGATAAAACAGGAGATCAAACAGGTATTAAGCCAAATGAATCTTATAGTGTTCTAACTCCTTTATTAGCAGGTAAATCAATATTATTTAACAACTCTAATAATGCATTTACCCCAGAAAACTTTGCAACAACAGGTAGAACAATTGTAGTAAATGATGCATTAACAGACTTAGCTGATGCTAATGATATCATCATATTATCTTCTGCCACAGACACATTTTCTTGGGCAAACAGATATGACGTGGTTTCTGATATTGCAAACAAAACATCAGTTGTTAGAATAGACGAAAGGTTAACGCCTAATAAAGACTATAACACCAATGAGTGGGTAGTATTTATAGATGATGCAATCGTACCTTATCAACCAATAAGTGATGCAGATGTAACAGGAACTAAAAGGCATCCGCAAGATCCTTTAATCTCTGAAATTACAAGTTCTAATACAGAAGCAAACACATTATTAGGGTTACACAGAATTAATATTACTGCCTCTACCCCTAATGCTAATGAGTATACTAATGGTTTTCCAGATAGATCTCGTTCTGTAGTAATTGATCAAGATTTTGAACACAATGCGAACAGATTAAGTGCTAGAAAACTAAAAGTAAACACAGATAAAAAATTAACGGTAACAGATCAATTATTAGTAGTTACTAATGATATTACCTTAGATGGAGATATTCGTTTAGCAGGTACTTTAGCTCAATTAGTACAAACACATACCAGTACAAGTACTATTACAAGTACCACTGCTGGAGCTATAGGTAATCTTTTAGTAGATCAAAACTCGTTGATACCTAGTTTATATAGATATGGGTATATGAGTTCTCCTGTTAATTCTTTAAATAATACTTATACATTAGAAAATGTTTTAAAAGATGGTACAGACCCAAGCAATCCAAAAGACATTAAATTTATGTCTGGTTATGACGGAGCTGCTACAGATCCTATTACTATTGCAGATTTCTGGGTTTACACCTATGCTCCTTCCTCTAGTGGTAGAGCTAACTATGTGCATAAATATAAAGATGGTCCAATAAATAGAGGTGATGGTTTTATCTTTAAGGGACCAGGAAAAGAACTAGGGCAAAACTACACGTTTAAAGGGACCCCAAATGACGGTGAGTTTACAACTGCTGTAAATATTGGAGCAGGAGATGATTATTTAATAGGTAACCCTTACCCTTCTGCTATAAATGTTAAAAAGTTTATAAAAGATAACTTTAATAGTATTAAGGCAACACTTTATTTCTGGGAACATCAAGAAAGTAAACTTGGAGAAGGAAATGGAATCGATGGACATATATTTGGTGGATACATTGGAGGATATGCAACGGTAAACTTAGCAACAGGTGCTGCTGCAACCTCTTTAGCAACCAATAACAACAATGGTACTGGTGGTTCTGGAGAAGGTACAGTAGATGCAAATTTATATAAAACACCAAAGGCTTATATAGCAATTGGCCAAGGTTTCTTTGTAGAAGGAGAAGATGCATCCGGTGGACCTATTGAATTTAACAACAGCCAAAGAGCCTATATAACAGAAGGTGCAGAATCTGTATTCTTTAAAGGAAGTAAAAAAAGTAGTAAAAAAGTAAATACTACTAGTTTATTACCAGTTATTAAATTAGGGTTTGAATATAAAAACACAGATGACTTGTTATTACATAATCAGATAGCAATTTCTTTTCAAGAAAGTAACTCCTTTGCTTATGATAAAGGATATGATTCTGAAGCTTATGAAATTGGTAAAACCGATATGTATTGGAAATTCTCTAATGATTATAGAAAATACGTAATTGCTGGTGTGCAATCTATTTCTAATGAATTAGAAGTGCCTTTAGAAGTTATCATGGATTATTCTGGTAAAGTAAATATTATGGTAGATGAAATTCAGAATGTTTCTAGAGATATTTACATTACAGATAAACTTACTGGAACTTCATATAGTGTTAAAAACGGAAAAACTACTTTAACTTTAGATAAAGGACTATACACTAATCGTTTTGTACTTGCTTTTACTCCAAGCAATACTTTAGATCTAGAAGATGAAATATTAGCTGCATACACCAATATTTATGCAGACAATAAAAACAACCAAATTGTAATTTCTATAAACAATGAAATAGAAATAAACAAGGTAGAGTTGTTTGACATCCTTGGTAAAAAAGTAAGCCTTTGGAATATTAAAGAACAAAAAGAGACTTATCAATTAGGTATCAAAAAACAATTACCAACAGGTATTTATATTGTAAAAATGGATACAGATAAAGGTACTATCAATAAAAAAGTAGTTATTGAATAA